A single window of Rana temporaria chromosome 1, aRanTem1.1, whole genome shotgun sequence DNA harbors:
- the HSCB gene encoding iron-sulfur cluster co-chaperone protein HscB has product MELGCRAVWRRCAGNWRTFMAAAVTPAKVTRGVMCVRDPPLLSPAPWMRRRLCMSARSRLCWSCQCEISTSELFCPSCRSLQPPDLTKDYFYLLQCDRSFDVNVPELQKKYRDLQRSLHPDYFSQKPQVERDISDQQSSLVNKAYNTLLSPLSRGIYLLGLHGITFTEGTEEGIDAPFLFEILEVNEQLNEATTDAEIEEIGNVVQEKCQMLTENVKEAFQKDDLEGAKKFLTTMKYYTNILEQVKKKILP; this is encoded by the exons ATGGAGTTGGGATGCCGGGCGGTGTGGAGGCGCTGTGCCGGGAACTGGAGGACTTTTATGGCTGCTGCAGTGACTCCAGCCAAGGTGACCCGGGGGGTGATGTGTGTCCGggatccccccctcctctccccggctccatggatgaggaggaggctgTGTATGAGCGCTCGGAGCCGCctgtgctggagctgtcagtgtgAGATCAGTACATCGGAGCTCTTCTGTCCTTCCTGCCGGTCACTGCAACCTCCGGATCTCACCAAGGATTACTTCTACCTCCTCCAATG TGACCGATCGTTTGATGTTAATGTCCCGGAACTGCAGAAGAAATACAGGGATCTCCAGAGGTCACTTCATCCAGATTACTTTAGTCAGAAGCCACAG GTTGAGCGGGATATTTCTGATCAACAATCTTCTTTAGTTAACAAAGCGTACAATACGTTGCTGTCTCCATTAAGCAGAGGAATTTATCTG TTAGGTCTTCATGGCATTACTTTTACAGAAGGGACAGAGGAAGGCATAGATGCACCGTTTCTGTTTGAAATCCTGGAAGTCAATGAACAGCTTAATGAAGCAACTACTGATGCGGAAATTGAAGAAATAGGAAACGTTGTAcaag AAAAATGTCAGATGTTGACTGAAAATGTCAAAGAAGCCTTTCAGAAAG ATGATCTTGAAGGTGCCAAGAAGTTCTTGACAACAATGAAATACTatacgaatattcttgagcaagTAAAGAAGAAAATACTTCCATAA